DNA from Pelagibacterium nitratireducens:
GCGATGGCGCGCGATTGTGACAAACGGCGAGTGATCTCGCTCTGGTCGCGCAACTCCCAGTTGCGGTTGTCGATGGTAAACACCGTTCCCGTCCGCATGATGGTCTTGGTTTCGAGCCCTTCAAGGTGGGTGACCTCGGCCACGGCCTCCTGCAGTGCGAGCTGGATTTCGGCCAGTGCAGGAATAGGGACCGTCACAGGCAAATCGTCGTCGAGAACGTGATCTTCGCGCACGTAAGCGTGGGCCAGAACGTAGTCGCCCAAGGACTGAGAGTTGCGCAGGCCGGCACAGTGGCCGAGCATCAGCCAGGCATGTGGACGCAGAACGGCGATGTGGTCTGTCGCCGTTTTGGCGTTGGAGGGGCCGACGCCGATATTGATCATCGTGATGCCACGTCCGTTCGGCGCGGTCAGGTGATAAGCGGGCATCTGGGGCTGGCGGGCCGGGAGCGTGCCTTCAGTGCCGCCGCCGAGCCGGGAGTTGGTGGTTATCACATTGCCCGGTTCGACAAAGCTTTCATAGAATTCGTGGCCTTCGCTCATCCACTGATGGGCGAGGCGGGTGAATTCCTCAATATAGAACTGGTAGTTGGTAAAGATCACGAAATTCTGGAAGTGATCGGGGACCGTGCCGGTGTAGTGGTTGAGTCGGTGCAGCGAATAATCGACGCGCGGTCCGGTGAAAGCGGCAAGCGGGTAGGGGCCGCCCGAGGGCGGAATGAAGGTGCCATTGGCGATCTCGTCATCCATATGCGCCAGATCGGGGACATCAAACAGATCGCGCAGCGGCACGCCGATATCGAGGAGCGTGTCGCCTTCGACCCGTTCCTTGGGATCGACGGCGAAATGAAGCGGAATGGGGGTTTCAGACTCCCCGACCTCTATTTTGCCGCCGTGGTTCTTGAGGATCAGCGAGAAGTTCTCGATCAGGTATTTGTGAAAAAGCGCCGGCTGGGTCAGCGTCGTCTGGTAGAGGCCGGGGCTGTGCAGGAAACCATAGGCGAGACGCGAACTGGCCTGCTGCTGGAAACTGGTGGAAAGGACCTGCACCTTGGGGTAGTGGGCCCGGATTTTGCCCGGTGGCACCTGGCCCTTGGTGAGGTTGAGCAGATGGTCGCGGATGAAGCCCGTGTTGCGATCATAGATTTCGCAGACATACTCCCAGGCCTTGACCGGATCGGAGAAGGATTTCAGCGGTATGGCGGGCGGAGTGATGAGTTTCATGCGCTAGTCCTGTTCTTGTTTTTGGTTTTAACCCCAAGGCATGCCAGTTTCGGCTTCGCCGTGCAATGCTCTGCGATCCAATCAGCATTTTATCACAGTTCGGTGATTGGGCCTTTTGTCGCCGCAATGGCACCCGATATTGAAGGTGTCTGCTGGACTGGCAAACGAGCCCATGCACTAGCGGACACAAGCTTCCGCTGTAGTCCCCCAAGCCCTCAACAGCGCGGCGGAAGCGTTTATGGAGACCGCAGTCGTCCGCCCGGCGCTGCGGTCTCTTCTTATCTGGTGGGGTAGGCCGCCTTCATGTCGTGGACCGACCGCCGAATGATCTCTTCGAGAACATCAAAGTCGATATCGGCCAACTTCTTGATATAGAGACAGGATTTTCCCATGGAGTGCTTGCCCAGCCTGGCCATGAGGGATTCATAGTTCGAGAATCCAGGCATCACGTAGAGCGTGAGATTTGCCTTGCGGGGCGAAAATCCGGTGATGGGCCAATCGGCGGGTTTTTTGGTCGTATTGACGTAGGTGTAGGTGCCGAAGCCAACGATCGAGGAACCCCACAGGACGGGTTCGGCACCGGTTACCGTGCGCATCATTTCGACGATGGTCCAGCAGTCCTGCCGCTTCTGATCGGTTTCGACAGCGTCGATGAATTGGGAAACTTTCCGGTCGGTTGGGCGGGTCTTGAGTTCTGACATGGCACGCGGTTCCTATTTGAAACGCACGAGGGTTTCGGGATTGGCCTCGCCATCATACTGCGCATCGACCTCGTAGCGGATAAGTACGAACTGACCCTCATCGAAGGTCCAGGTTCCCGCTGAGAAAGCGTCGCCAAGGCCGCGCCAAAGGGCGTGAGAGGTGATGGTCATGCTGTCGGGGTCAAATTCGGAATTGGTAAGCAACAGCTGGGTGCCGTAGCCTGTCATCGGCATATCGAGGACCGCGCCCTCGAAATCATCATTTTCATACACGACGTCGAACTGGGGCGTGGCAAAGGCCACCGGCACCAAGCCCTCATACTCGGTTTCGAGATAGTACATGTGGTTGACGTTGTAAGCGCCAGAACCGCAGAAGAATTTGTAGAGTGTGGCGGTCTGTGGGGTGTCCGAATATTCGGGCTCCCAGCTCAGATCCCAACTCTCGTTCGCGTAATATTCCGCGGCGGCGGAGTCTTCGAGCCCATAGCACAGTTCGGGAAAGCTCTGTGAAAAACGCGCAAAGGCGTCTTTTTCGCTTCCGGCTTCCTGCTGCGCGAAGCCGATCGCCGGTAAGGCGCTTATAAGGATGGCTGCTATTGCAAATCGGGTGTTTCGCACGGTTGGGCCTTTCCTGAAACAGGTGCATAGAGTGCCGGAAAACGGTGTTCTCTCAAAGCGGGAAGTTCCCGTTGCGACACGATCCAAAGTTGTGCTACCCATCGAGTCGTTCGACAGGGGTGCTCCGTATGGCCGGGGCTGAGAGGACGGCGCAAAGCCATCTAACCCTAAAGCTGATCTGGATAATACCAGCGGAGCGAGGCGAAGATGAAGTGCGGCGCACAACTCTCCCTTTATGTCATGGCGGACGATTTCGTTCGCGTAATTCTGTCCTCTCTCGACGCAATTGCGCCCTATAGGGACCGCTTGCGCATAGAGACCGACGATATCTCGACGCTTGTCGTCGGTCCGCCAGAGTTGATTTTTCCAACCATGCGCGAATTGTTCGTTGCGGCAGCGCGGAGCGGGCATCATGTGGCGATGCATGCCACCATCTCGCGCGGGTGTCCGGGAGAACCGGACATGGACATCTGCTCGCCCGAGCAGCCGTCGGCTTTCGATGAAGACCTTGAAAGGCGCAAGACGCACGCGGCGCAGGCCGTGACCGATGCGCCCTCGACTGGCCAGCGGGTTACCGTGCAGTTTTCGCTCTATCCACTGGGCCCGGCCGATTACATGGACGAAATCTACGGCTGCATCGATTTCCTGAAAGCCTCGCCGGTGTTCGACAGGGCGAAGAACTATTGCACAAGGTTGGCCGGCGACGCCGGGCCCGTTTTTGAGGCCCTTTCGCAGGCATGGCTCAGTTTCGGCGACCCGAGTGCACATGTCGCGATCGATCTGACCGCTTCGGCCAACAGCCCGTCCAAGGACGCCGCTGCGTAACTTGTCCGTGGGGCGCGGCCCCGCGGCGCTTTTTCCGACATCGTTATCAAAGGAGGACAGCAAATGTCCGATTTCGCTTCGCATTCGTGGCGCTGGACGCTGCGCGAAACCCTTGTCGTTGCCGTTTTCGGCGCCGCGTTCGCCGTGTTGTATCTGGCCTGGGTTCAGGTCTGGCTGGTCAGTCAGGCAGCGTTCGGGCCGGTGACCATGGATGTCTTCATGGGGTTCTGGTTCTCTGCCTCCATCGTTGCCGCCGCCATCGTCCGCAAACCCGGGGTGGCGCTGATGGCCGAGGTGCTCGCGGCCGGGGTCGAGATACTGCTGGGCAGTCCGGCGGGCATCGGTCTGCTGATCGCCGCAGTTGTGCAGGGGCTGGGGGCGGAACTGGTTTTTGCGGCGCTGGGCTGGAAGCACTACCGGCTGCCGGTGCTGATCGCTGCGGGGATGGGCGCTTCGGTGACGAGCTTTGTCTATAACTGGTTCCTGTTCGACTACGGCGCGCTTGAGCCCTGGCTGGTTGGGGCCATGTTTGTCATCCGGCTTGTCAGCGGGGCCGTGTTGGCTGGGGTTGTGGGTCACCTGATTGTCGAGGCTCTCTATCGTACGGGCGTGCTCAGAGGGCTGCGCATCGATATCGAGCGTCGCGGCGCTGGATTTGCGGCGCAGGCAGCCCAATGACCATGGCGCAATGGGAGGGGGTATCGATCCGATATCCCTTCGCCACCGACGATGCGGTGGGGCCGGTCGATATCGATGTCGAGCAGGGAGAGCGCGTTCTTGTGCTCGGACCGTCGGGCTCGGGGAAATCTTCGCTCATGCTTGCGCTGACGGGGCTGATTCCGAATGCCGTTCCGGCGATCGTTGCGGGGTGGATCAAACTGAATGGCGCCGACGTTGCCAGTCGCAGTGCGGCCCAATGGGCCGATACGGTGGCGCAATATTTCCAGAACGCAGACGAAACACTGTGCGGCATGCGTGTGGGTGAGGAGATTGCCTTTGCGCTGGAGAACCAGGGAATGGATCCGGCAACGATCACCGCGCGAACTGCTGACGTTCTCGATCGGCTCGGTTTGCCGCAGGCGTGGCAGGGCCGGCGCAGTTCTACGCTGTCCGGCGGCGAGCGCCAGCTCGTCGCACTGGCTTCGGTGCTGGCGCAGGAGACACCGGTTCTGATCGCCGACGAGCCAACCTCGCATCTGAGCCCGGCGGCGACCGCCAAGGTGCATGGTCTGCTGTCGGAGCGGGAGACGTTTGACGCTGTGGTGGTCATCGACCATCGGCTCGACGGGTTGATCGACGCTATCGACCGCGTTGTGGTGCTTGGCGAGGACGGCGCAGTGCTGGCGGATATGCCGCCGGGGCCGCTGTTTCGGGAGCGCGGGCAGGACCTTGTGCAAGCCGGTATCTGGCGGCCCGGCTTTTCGGCGCTCGATGACATGCTCGGCGCGATCGGGCTTGCCGCCGAGCAGGCCCCGCTGTCCTTTGCGGATGTGCTGGCACCATTCGATCCAGGTGTCGGCGATGATGCGGCCGTAGCGGCGGCCGGTGTCGTTGCGCAGCGATACATAGAGCAGCGCATCAGCGTTCCCTCGGCGGGCGGCAAGGTTGTTGCGTCCCTCAGGCAGGCCGATTGCGCCCCGCCAATGGGGCGCGCTGTTCTCAAGGACATAGATCTCGACATCCGAGAGGGGGAGATTGTGGGGCTGATCGGACCCAATGGGGCGGGCAAGACGACACTGGCGGCGAGCCTGGCCGGCGTGCTGCGGTTGCGCGCGGGGCATCGGGAGGGGCCAATGGCAGGCATCGCCTTCCAGAACCCGGAGGCCCAGCTTGTGGCGGCGAGCGTGCGGGAGGAAATTCTGGGGGCGATGGACGGGGGCGGGGATTGCCAGGCTGTGCTTGAGCAATGGGGGCTTGCCGGGTTTGCAGAGCGGCATCCGTTCGAGCTCTCGTTCGGACAGAAGCGCCGGCTGGCGCTGGCGAGCCTGGATGCAGGTGGGCGTTGGCCGTTCGTGGTCTTCGATGAACCGTTTTCGGGACTGGACGCTGCGGGGGCGGCGATGGTTGCAGAGCATCTTCTTGCGCTGAAGGAAAAGGGGAAGGGCGTGGTGCTCGTCACGCACGACATGGACATGGCGGTGAAGCTGTGTGACCGGATCGCGGTGATCGCCGATGGCGGGATACTGGCCGAAGGCAAGCCCCTGGACATTCTGGGCGATGCCGCCGTGACGGAGGCGGCGGGGCTTGCGCGGCCGACTTTTGCGCCGGTGCTCGACTGGCTGGAGCGGGTGGGATTGGCGGCGCGGATGCGGGCGGCGGGGTGAGGCGGGATGGCTGTGCTGAATGAGAGGTTTTCGGGCGCACCGCTCGGACGGCTCAATCCGCTGACGGTGTTCGCCGTCTGCCTGGTGTTTTTCGTCGGGGTGGCGTCGTCGTTCGATCCGCTGTTCCAGGTGTCAGTGATTGGCGTTGTCGTGTTGGTGCTTGTCGGTATTCAGCGGGTACCCGTCCTGCTTCTTTTGGCGTTGATGGTGCCGTTCATTCTGTTCGGCATGGGATTTGTCACGACCAATCTGCTGTTTCGCCAGGATAGTGATTTTGCCATGCATATCGTGGGCGGGGATAATGGCGGTGCGGCCCTCTCGGCAGGGCTGACCTTGAGCCTGCGGGCATTGGCGATCGGGACGATTTCGATCCTGTTTGCGCTCAGCGTCGATCCGGGGGCGTTCGTGCGGGCGCTGATCGCGTATCTGAAATTTCCTGTGCGGCTTGGTTATGCGCTGTTCGTGGCGATGCAACTGGTTCCCGATCTTTTGGCCGAGGCGGCTCAGATGCGTATGGCGCGGGCAATGCGGGCCGGTAGGCCCATACGGCGTATTTCTGGGCCATGCGAGATGGCGGCGCTGGCCGTGCCGTTGCTGGCCTTCGCGGTGCGGCGGGCCGGACGGTCGGCGATTGCCATGGAGGCGCGGGGGTTCGGGGGGACGCGGGCACGCACTATGGTGGGCGTGCCGGGGTTTTCTTGGGCCGACCCGGCGTTCCTGATCGCCGGATCGGGTGTTCTTGTGGCGTTGCGGCTCGTTCAGCCCTCGGCTTGAGGGGTTTCGGGAGCCGCATCGGTTGCAGGAGCAGAGGGCGTGACCCGCGGATCGCCCCGACGCTGCGGCGTCAGTTTTTCGAGCTGGGTCTGGTCAAGGCTTCCGACAAAGGTCTCGAAGGTCGGTTGGAGCGTTTCGAGGGCTTCGGCGCGGGCGGTGGTCATGGCAACCATGCCGGCGAAACGGGCGACCAGATCGGGCTGGGCGGCGTCGTCTTCGGCGACTGGAGCGATTTCGTCGCGGGCGGCCTGAACGTCGTCATAGGCGCCAAGGGCTGCGGCACGGAGATCTTCGAGCAGTGCCTTCTGGTCATCTGTCAAATCGAGCAGATGGGTGAGCCGGACGACGGCGATATCGATCGCTTCGGCGCCACGGTCAGACAGGAACATTTCTCCAAGACCGCCGCCCTGACGGAAATGGCCCATCGGGTTGTCGCCGCCAGGGCGGAAGCTGCGTGCACCATCACCGTGAATTTGATGAACGCCGGTGTCGCGGGCGCCGCCGAAGGGTTGAGCGATGGCCGGAGCAAGCGTTGCGGCTCCGATCGAGGCGGCAGCGATGGTTATGATCGCGGTCCGTTTCAGATTTTTCATGTGTCGTCTCCTTTGCATGGGCGGCACAGCTTTTGCGCCGGTGGGAGGAGACTAGGGGATGCAAACTCACGGCAGGCTGTCCGGCAGATGAAATGTTGGACAGGATGGTAAGGCAAAAAAAGGGCCGGGGATTACCCAGCCCTTCTCCATCTTTTTTCGCGCTTTGGATCAGTTTGCCCATTCGCCCTTGCGGAAGACGGGGACGCGTTCGCCGTCCTGAGTGATGCCGTCAATGTCCATTTCGCCCGATCCGATCATCCAGTCGATGTGGATAAGGCTCGAGTTGCCGCCCTTTTCGGCGACTTCATCTTCGCTCAGCTTGTCGCCATCGACAAAGCACTCGGTGTAGCACTGGCCCATGGCAATGTGGCAGGCGGCGTTTTCGTCAAACAGCGTGTTGTAGAACAGAACGCCGGACTGGCTGATCGGAGAGGAGTGGGGCACCAGGGCCACTTCGCCCAGGCGGCGGCCGCCCTCGTCGGTATCGAGAACCTTGTTCCAGACGTTTTCGCCCTTGGTGGCCCGCACCTCGACGGCAACGCCATCCTTGAAGACCATTTCGATGTCTTCGATCACCGAACCGTTGTGCGAGAGCGGCTTGGTGGAGCGCACCACACCATCGACACGGCGGGCGTGGGGGGTGGTGAAGACCTCTTCGGTCGGAATGTTGGGATTGCAGGTGATGCCGTTCTTGGCGAGCGAGGCGCCGCCGGCCCATTCGTGATCGTCAGCGAGGCCGACGACGAGATCGGTGCCGGGGGCCGTAAAGTGCAGATCGCGGAACTTCATTTTATTGAGCCAGTCGCGGCGGGCGTGGATTTCTGCATTGTGCTGTTTCCAGGCTTCGACGGGATCGGCCTGATCGACGCGGGAGGCAGCGAAAATGGCATCGGCCAGCTTTGCGACAGCCTCGTCCTCACCAAGATCGGGGAAGACGAGCTTGGCCCATTGCGGGTTTGGGTATGAAACAATGTTCCAGTTGATCTCAAAGCCCGTGATCTTCTTGATGGCGGGCTTGTAAGCCTTGGAATTGGCGCGGTTGGCGCGGGAGACCTTTTCGGGATCCTGTTCGGCCAGCATCATGGGGTTGTCGCCGGAAATGGCAAGGCGGGCCGTGTTGGAGCCAAAGGCCTTGGCCATGCCTTCATAGAGCCAGCCGGCGGCGTGGTCGAAAGCGTCGTCATTGGCGTGCCTGTAGCGGGCCAGGGTGGCTTCCTCGTCCGAATAGAGCGTGGTCACGAGACCGGCGCCGGCCTTGTAGGCGTGCTCGGTGATCTTGCGAACGAGCGGCAGGGCCGAAAGCGGGGCGGTGATGAGCAGATCCTGACCGGCTTCGAGCCCGAGGCCGGTGTGAACGGCGACCTGGGCGAGCTTGTCGAGCTTTTCCTCGTTGACGGGAGCGTTTGAACGCGAGTCGGACATGATGGGTCTTCTTTGTTTTGGAAATGACTCAGGTTGAACGCCAAAACTAGCGGTTTGACAGCGGTGGCGAAAGGGTGTTCTGGGCTGGCCATGGACAAGCGTATTGCAATCATCGGGGGTGGACCCGCCGGACTGATGGCGGCCGAGGTGGTTTCGGGCGCCGGATATTTCGTGACCGTTTACGAGGGGATGCCGACCGTCGGGCGCAAACTGTTGATGGCGGGCAAGTCCGGGCTGAATCTAACCCATGCCGAGGCGATGGGGGATTTCTTTTCCCGGTTCGGGGCGGCGCGGGCGTTTTTGGAGCCTATCCTTGCAGCATTTGACAACGCGGCGGTGCGCGAATGGGCGGCCGGGCTGGGCAGCGAGAC
Protein-coding regions in this window:
- a CDS encoding AMP nucleosidase — protein: MKLITPPAIPLKSFSDPVKAWEYVCEIYDRNTGFIRDHLLNLTKGQVPPGKIRAHYPKVQVLSTSFQQQASSRLAYGFLHSPGLYQTTLTQPALFHKYLIENFSLILKNHGGKIEVGESETPIPLHFAVDPKERVEGDTLLDIGVPLRDLFDVPDLAHMDDEIANGTFIPPSGGPYPLAAFTGPRVDYSLHRLNHYTGTVPDHFQNFVIFTNYQFYIEEFTRLAHQWMSEGHEFYESFVEPGNVITTNSRLGGGTEGTLPARQPQMPAYHLTAPNGRGITMINIGVGPSNAKTATDHIAVLRPHAWLMLGHCAGLRNSQSLGDYVLAHAYVREDHVLDDDLPVTVPIPALAEIQLALQEAVAEVTHLEGLETKTIMRTGTVFTIDNRNWELRDQSEITRRLSQSRAIALDMESATIAANGFRFRVPYGTLLCVSDKPLHGELKLPGMASDFYRTQVNRHLLIGLKAMEILRNQPVERLHSRKLRSFAETAFQ
- a CDS encoding DUF1801 domain-containing protein; translation: MSELKTRPTDRKVSQFIDAVETDQKRQDCWTIVEMMRTVTGAEPVLWGSSIVGFGTYTYVNTTKKPADWPITGFSPRKANLTLYVMPGFSNYESLMARLGKHSMGKSCLYIKKLADIDFDVLEEIIRRSVHDMKAAYPTR
- a CDS encoding DUF1176 domain-containing protein translates to MRNTRFAIAAILISALPAIGFAQQEAGSEKDAFARFSQSFPELCYGLEDSAAAEYYANESWDLSWEPEYSDTPQTATLYKFFCGSGAYNVNHMYYLETEYEGLVPVAFATPQFDVVYENDDFEGAVLDMPMTGYGTQLLLTNSEFDPDSMTITSHALWRGLGDAFSAGTWTFDEGQFVLIRYEVDAQYDGEANPETLVRFK
- a CDS encoding YkoF family thiamine/hydroxymethylpyrimidine-binding protein; protein product: MKCGAQLSLYVMADDFVRVILSSLDAIAPYRDRLRIETDDISTLVVGPPELIFPTMRELFVAAARSGHHVAMHATISRGCPGEPDMDICSPEQPSAFDEDLERRKTHAAQAVTDAPSTGQRVTVQFSLYPLGPADYMDEIYGCIDFLKASPVFDRAKNYCTRLAGDAGPVFEALSQAWLSFGDPSAHVAIDLTASANSPSKDAAA
- a CDS encoding ECF transporter S component: MSDFASHSWRWTLRETLVVAVFGAAFAVLYLAWVQVWLVSQAAFGPVTMDVFMGFWFSASIVAAAIVRKPGVALMAEVLAAGVEILLGSPAGIGLLIAAVVQGLGAELVFAALGWKHYRLPVLIAAGMGASVTSFVYNWFLFDYGALEPWLVGAMFVIRLVSGAVLAGVVGHLIVEALYRTGVLRGLRIDIERRGAGFAAQAAQ
- a CDS encoding ABC transporter ATP-binding protein gives rise to the protein MTMAQWEGVSIRYPFATDDAVGPVDIDVEQGERVLVLGPSGSGKSSLMLALTGLIPNAVPAIVAGWIKLNGADVASRSAAQWADTVAQYFQNADETLCGMRVGEEIAFALENQGMDPATITARTADVLDRLGLPQAWQGRRSSTLSGGERQLVALASVLAQETPVLIADEPTSHLSPAATAKVHGLLSERETFDAVVVIDHRLDGLIDAIDRVVVLGEDGAVLADMPPGPLFRERGQDLVQAGIWRPGFSALDDMLGAIGLAAEQAPLSFADVLAPFDPGVGDDAAVAAAGVVAQRYIEQRISVPSAGGKVVASLRQADCAPPMGRAVLKDIDLDIREGEIVGLIGPNGAGKTTLAASLAGVLRLRAGHREGPMAGIAFQNPEAQLVAASVREEILGAMDGGGDCQAVLEQWGLAGFAERHPFELSFGQKRRLALASLDAGGRWPFVVFDEPFSGLDAAGAAMVAEHLLALKEKGKGVVLVTHDMDMAVKLCDRIAVIADGGILAEGKPLDILGDAAVTEAAGLARPTFAPVLDWLERVGLAARMRAAG
- a CDS encoding energy-coupling factor transporter transmembrane component T codes for the protein MAVLNERFSGAPLGRLNPLTVFAVCLVFFVGVASSFDPLFQVSVIGVVVLVLVGIQRVPVLLLLALMVPFILFGMGFVTTNLLFRQDSDFAMHIVGGDNGGAALSAGLTLSLRALAIGTISILFALSVDPGAFVRALIAYLKFPVRLGYALFVAMQLVPDLLAEAAQMRMARAMRAGRPIRRISGPCEMAALAVPLLAFAVRRAGRSAIAMEARGFGGTRARTMVGVPGFSWADPAFLIAGSGVLVALRLVQPSA
- a CDS encoding Spy/CpxP family protein refolding chaperone encodes the protein MKNLKRTAIITIAAASIGAATLAPAIAQPFGGARDTGVHQIHGDGARSFRPGGDNPMGHFRQGGGLGEMFLSDRGAEAIDIAVVRLTHLLDLTDDQKALLEDLRAAALGAYDDVQAARDEIAPVAEDDAAQPDLVARFAGMVAMTTARAEALETLQPTFETFVGSLDQTQLEKLTPQRRGDPRVTPSAPATDAAPETPQAEG
- a CDS encoding aminopeptidase — protein: MSDSRSNAPVNEEKLDKLAQVAVHTGLGLEAGQDLLITAPLSALPLVRKITEHAYKAGAGLVTTLYSDEEATLARYRHANDDAFDHAAGWLYEGMAKAFGSNTARLAISGDNPMMLAEQDPEKVSRANRANSKAYKPAIKKITGFEINWNIVSYPNPQWAKLVFPDLGEDEAVAKLADAIFAASRVDQADPVEAWKQHNAEIHARRDWLNKMKFRDLHFTAPGTDLVVGLADDHEWAGGASLAKNGITCNPNIPTEEVFTTPHARRVDGVVRSTKPLSHNGSVIEDIEMVFKDGVAVEVRATKGENVWNKVLDTDEGGRRLGEVALVPHSSPISQSGVLFYNTLFDENAACHIAMGQCYTECFVDGDKLSEDEVAEKGGNSSLIHIDWMIGSGEMDIDGITQDGERVPVFRKGEWAN